A genomic window from Salvelinus namaycush isolate Seneca chromosome 5, SaNama_1.0, whole genome shotgun sequence includes:
- the LOC120048608 gene encoding tumor necrosis factor receptor superfamily member 14-like isoform X2, with protein MAGLGCKTEEYLHDASGVKRCCERCRKGQYVRTDCGKSTKTECETCQHEYYTAELNFLKQCLPCRVCYSTTLQNDTVCAPCLPGTYNSVNDAITHCQSHTRCGDLGKEVKSAGTETTDAVCGAFISRCHWILPTSLWAGLVVTSLIIILICIYWRAKRQSYMPANSSGPGIPVEPAPPSFAPAELKFPTECNSHWSLDQKATEPLFINTAVIQVNGYTSDCEVEADGTTITMTTSERFSQSDHSNGMRGNDIRPSRYLSEPQEDEWPGT; from the exons ATGGCTGGATTGGGATGCAAAACTGAGGAATACCTTCATGATGCTTCTGGGGTGAAAAGGTGCTGTGAGCGTTGTCGTAAAG GACAGTATGTTCGCACCGACTGTGGCAAGTCTACAAAAACAGAGTGTGAAACCTGTCAACATGAATACTACACTGCTGAACTAAACTTCTTGAAACAATGTCTACCCTGTAGGGTCTGCTATTCCA CCACCCTCCAGAATGACACAGTCTGTGCCCCATGCCTACCTGGGACCTATAACAGTGTCAACGATGCCATCACACACTGCCAATCACACACCAG GTGTGGGGACCTAGGGAAGGAGGTGAAAAGTGCTGGGACTGAGACGACCGATGCTGTGTGTGGTGCCTTCATATCTC GGTGTCACTGGATACTACCTACCAGTCTGTGGGCGGGACTAGTGGTGACCTCACTCATCATAATCCTGATCTGCATCTATTGGAGGGCCAAGCGTCAATCATACATGCCAG ccaaCTCCAGTGGTCCTGGTATTCCTGTAGAGCCTGCACCTCCTTCCTTCGCTCCAGCTGAGCTCAAGTTCCCCACGGAGTGCAACAGCCATTGGAGCCTGGACCAGAAAGCCACTGAGCCActcttcatcaacacag CTGTTATTCAGGTAAACGGCTATACGTCAGACTGTGAAGTTGAGGCCGATGGCACCACTATAACAATGACAACATCAGAGCGATTCAGCCAATCGGATCACAGTAATGGAATGAGAGGAAATGACATCAGACCCTCCCGCTACCTATCAGAGCCACAGGAAGATGAGTGGCCAGGGACTTAA
- the LOC120048614 gene encoding retinol-binding protein 1-like → MSKPNYTGTFHMVSQDNFENYLAALDINFALRKIVCMLKPTKQIVHDPATGSMKIRTLTTFKDFDMDFKLGQVFTEDLGPVDGRVCQTTVDWEGDKLVCVQRGEKEGRGWTHWLEGDKLHLEMRVGDVVARQLFKKAD, encoded by the exons ATGTCTAAACCAAATTACACAGGAACCTTTCACATGGTGTCTCAAGATAACTTCGAGAACTACCTCGCAGCTTTGG atATTAATTTTGCCCTGCGGAAGATAGTGTGTATGTTGAAGCCCACTAAACAGATAGTCCATGACCCGGCCACGGGCAGTATGAAGATCCGCACACTCACCACCTTTAAGGACTTTGATATGGATTTCAAACTGGGTCAGGTCTTCACCGAGGACCTGGGACCTGTGGATGGACGAgtctgtcag ACCACAGTGGACTGGGAGGGTGATAAGCTGGTGTGTgttcagagaggagagaaggagggaagaggatGGACACACTGGCTGGAGGGAGACAAGCTACACCTG GAGATGAGAGTTGGAGATGTGGTCGCCAGGCAACTCTTCAAGAAGGCAGACTGA
- the LOC120048608 gene encoding tumor necrosis factor receptor superfamily member 5-like isoform X1 — protein MAGLGCKTEEYLHDASGVKRCCERCRKGQYVRTDCGKSTKTECETCQHEYYTAELNFLKQCLPCRVCYSSSNQRVLRECEASSDRQCVCKTGYYCTDDGCEHCLPVKLCPLGSGVVNQATLQNDTVCAPCLPGTYNSVNDAITHCQSHTRCGDLGKEVKSAGTETTDAVCGAFISRCHWILPTSLWAGLVVTSLIIILICIYWRAKRQSYMPANSSGPGIPVEPAPPSFAPAELKFPTECNSHWSLDQKATEPLFINTAVIQVNGYTSDCEVEADGTTITMTTSERFSQSDHSNGMRGNDIRPSRYLSEPQEDEWPGT, from the exons ATGGCTGGATTGGGATGCAAAACTGAGGAATACCTTCATGATGCTTCTGGGGTGAAAAGGTGCTGTGAGCGTTGTCGTAAAG GACAGTATGTTCGCACCGACTGTGGCAAGTCTACAAAAACAGAGTGTGAAACCTGTCAACATGAATACTACACTGCTGAACTAAACTTCTTGAAACAATGTCTACCCTGTAGGGTCTGCTATTCCA gcaGTAACCAGAGGGTATTGAGGGAGTGTGAAGCCAGTAGTGACAGGCAATGTGTGTGTAAGACTGGTTACTACTGTACAGACGATGGATGTGAACACTGCCTACCCGTGAAGCTGTGCCCTCTGGGTTCAGGTGTCGTGAATCAAG CCACCCTCCAGAATGACACAGTCTGTGCCCCATGCCTACCTGGGACCTATAACAGTGTCAACGATGCCATCACACACTGCCAATCACACACCAG GTGTGGGGACCTAGGGAAGGAGGTGAAAAGTGCTGGGACTGAGACGACCGATGCTGTGTGTGGTGCCTTCATATCTC GGTGTCACTGGATACTACCTACCAGTCTGTGGGCGGGACTAGTGGTGACCTCACTCATCATAATCCTGATCTGCATCTATTGGAGGGCCAAGCGTCAATCATACATGCCAG ccaaCTCCAGTGGTCCTGGTATTCCTGTAGAGCCTGCACCTCCTTCCTTCGCTCCAGCTGAGCTCAAGTTCCCCACGGAGTGCAACAGCCATTGGAGCCTGGACCAGAAAGCCACTGAGCCActcttcatcaacacag CTGTTATTCAGGTAAACGGCTATACGTCAGACTGTGAAGTTGAGGCCGATGGCACCACTATAACAATGACAACATCAGAGCGATTCAGCCAATCGGATCACAGTAATGGAATGAGAGGAAATGACATCAGACCCTCCCGCTACCTATCAGAGCCACAGGAAGATGAGTGGCCAGGGACTTAA